From Pigmentibacter ruber, a single genomic window includes:
- a CDS encoding 3-hydroxyacyl-CoA dehydrogenase/enoyl-CoA hydratase family protein, with protein MVNEDRFLVRKVAVLGSGVMGSQIAAHLANANVDVILFDLPGKDGNLNGVVQKSLAFLQKLEPTPFSVKSKVNYITPANYETNLDLLENCDLIIEAISERMDWKKDLYQKVSSHIAKHAIFATNTSGLSINTLAEALPNHLRQNFCGIHFFNPPRYMTLVEIIPQNSTNVKILDQLETFLTTTLGKGVVRAKDTPNFIANRIGVFSMLATMHHTEQFKLGFDTVDALTGTAIGRAKSATYRTLDVVGIDTLAHVIKTMGDTLPNDPWHNYFKVPTWIQALISKGAIGQKVGAGVYKKEGKEIQVIDLEKQAYRTSNQELDPSIQEILKIKDPTEKFKQIIKSTHPQAQFLWAIFRDLFHYCAVHLEDICENARDLDLAVRWGYGWTFGPFETWQASGWKMITEAIQSDISAGKALAKTPLPTWVTDSNRVAVHFADGSYAPSTNANAPRRQLPVYLRQHYPEKVLGEKHSYGDTIFENEGVRLWTKDAEIGILSFKSKMHAVGSDVLDGVIESVKIAEQKLKGLVIWQTEPPFSAGANLAQVTQALQSNNFSILEKMVKRFQEASMTLKHSLVPTVAAVQGLALGGGCEFVMHCGKAVAALETYMGLVEVGVGLLPAGGGCKEFALRAAKDAKGGNIFPFLQKYFENIAMAKVSRSAEDAKELGYLRPSDTIVFNPNELLYVAIAEAKAMYETGYRPPLKSKDIIVTGKGGVATFKAALVNMLAGGFISEHDFNIGTKVATILAGGEIEQGNSVSDEWLLELEYRFFIELLKTEKTQQRIEYMLKNGKPLRN; from the coding sequence ATGGTAAACGAAGATCGTTTCTTAGTTCGAAAGGTAGCTGTTTTAGGCTCTGGAGTTATGGGATCACAAATTGCTGCACATCTAGCAAATGCTAATGTTGATGTTATTTTATTTGATCTTCCAGGAAAGGATGGCAATCTTAATGGAGTGGTACAAAAATCACTCGCTTTTCTCCAAAAATTGGAACCAACTCCATTTTCTGTGAAGTCGAAAGTAAATTATATTACACCTGCAAATTACGAAACAAATTTAGATTTATTAGAAAATTGCGATCTTATTATTGAAGCAATTAGTGAAAGAATGGATTGGAAGAAAGATTTATATCAAAAAGTTTCTTCACATATTGCTAAACATGCAATTTTTGCGACAAATACTTCCGGTCTTTCGATAAATACACTAGCTGAGGCTTTGCCAAATCATCTGCGGCAAAATTTTTGTGGAATTCATTTTTTTAATCCACCAAGATATATGACTTTAGTAGAAATCATTCCCCAGAACTCTACTAATGTAAAAATATTAGATCAATTGGAAACATTTTTGACAACAACTCTGGGCAAAGGAGTTGTTCGCGCGAAAGACACACCAAATTTTATTGCAAATCGTATTGGTGTTTTTTCTATGCTAGCAACAATGCATCATACGGAACAATTTAAATTAGGCTTTGATACTGTAGATGCACTTACTGGAACTGCAATAGGTAGAGCAAAAAGTGCTACTTATAGAACGCTTGATGTAGTCGGCATTGATACATTAGCGCACGTTATTAAAACTATGGGTGATACTCTTCCTAATGATCCGTGGCATAATTACTTTAAGGTACCAACATGGATTCAAGCTTTAATATCAAAAGGAGCTATTGGCCAAAAGGTAGGAGCTGGTGTTTATAAAAAAGAAGGAAAAGAAATCCAAGTTATTGATCTAGAAAAACAAGCGTATCGAACAAGCAATCAAGAACTCGATCCTAGCATCCAAGAAATTTTAAAAATAAAAGACCCAACAGAAAAATTTAAACAAATCATTAAATCTACTCATCCTCAAGCCCAATTTCTTTGGGCTATATTTCGTGACTTGTTCCATTACTGTGCTGTCCACTTAGAAGATATTTGTGAAAATGCTAGAGATCTCGACCTAGCAGTGCGTTGGGGATATGGCTGGACGTTTGGGCCTTTTGAAACCTGGCAAGCATCTGGTTGGAAAATGATCACAGAAGCTATTCAAAGTGATATTTCAGCTGGAAAGGCTTTAGCAAAAACTCCATTACCTACATGGGTAACAGATAGTAACAGAGTTGCTGTTCACTTTGCTGATGGAAGTTATGCCCCTTCTACAAATGCAAATGCGCCTAGAAGACAACTTCCAGTTTATTTAAGACAACACTATCCTGAAAAAGTTTTAGGAGAAAAACACAGCTATGGAGACACTATTTTTGAGAACGAAGGAGTGCGCCTTTGGACAAAAGATGCTGAAATAGGAATACTCTCCTTCAAAAGTAAAATGCATGCCGTGGGTTCTGACGTGTTGGATGGCGTTATTGAGTCTGTAAAAATTGCTGAGCAAAAATTAAAAGGTTTAGTGATTTGGCAAACAGAGCCACCATTTAGTGCAGGTGCAAATCTAGCTCAAGTAACCCAAGCTCTTCAAAGTAACAATTTTTCAATTTTAGAAAAAATGGTGAAGCGTTTTCAAGAAGCATCTATGACTTTAAAACATTCATTGGTACCTACAGTAGCTGCTGTACAAGGCTTAGCACTAGGTGGTGGCTGTGAATTTGTAATGCATTGTGGTAAAGCTGTTGCAGCTTTAGAAACCTATATGGGACTAGTAGAAGTTGGTGTTGGGTTATTGCCTGCTGGTGGTGGTTGTAAAGAATTCGCTTTACGTGCTGCTAAAGATGCAAAAGGTGGAAATATTTTTCCATTCTTGCAAAAATATTTTGAAAATATTGCAATGGCAAAGGTCTCCCGTAGTGCTGAAGATGCAAAAGAACTTGGTTATTTACGCCCTTCAGATACCATTGTCTTTAATCCAAATGAATTATTATATGTTGCCATAGCTGAAGCAAAAGCAATGTATGAAACAGGTTACAGACCTCCTTTAAAGTCAAAAGATATTATCGTAACAGGAAAAGGCGGAGTTGCTACTTTCAAAGCTGCATTAGTAAATATGCTTGCAGGTGGTTTTATTTCCGAACACGATTTTAATATTGGAACTAAAGTAGCAACAATTCTTGCTGGAGGTGAAATTGAACAAGGTAACAGCGTTTCTGATGAATGGTTACTTGAATTAGAATATCGTTTCTTTATAGAGCTTCTTAAAACAGAAAAAACACAACAAAGAATCGAATATATGTTAAAAAATGGAAAACCTCTCAGAAACTAA
- a CDS encoding MFS transporter produces MVSFKFKSTSNIFLTVLGSGIGNVVEWYSFLAYAYLTPVLSKLFFPDVNEKKSIIYVFLIFAIGFLARPFGAIFFGYLGDKIGRRMTLITSQSLMAIPSLLICLIPTHEQIGFSAAILLSLLRFIQGFSIAGEYTTSLCYISEMSPKNKRGLYTSTVPSSTAIGILLSSFITLAIIHYFESNNTLYTYGWRISFFIGFLLNLVVIFIRLMLKESAAYTSQKKELGKITPKKFLSLLVKKDVLKVVLSVVLMVVAYAYFYQLIYIWNPTFLEKFMNKSSDFALFINGTSMIIFSICIIIGGYLSDKVGRKKVIILSSAAIILFFGPLFYLIKSENTDLYIYAYMTFLSIFFGFYVGASSTLFAEIFDIKIRSTALSLSYNIPYAIVGGLTPALLSYVLFNLNYLIIVLITAIVMFIAFVTAVKVKESYRKH; encoded by the coding sequence ATGGTAAGTTTTAAGTTTAAATCTACTTCAAATATTTTTCTTACAGTCCTAGGAAGTGGTATTGGGAATGTTGTAGAGTGGTATAGTTTTTTGGCTTATGCTTATTTAACACCGGTCTTATCAAAACTTTTTTTTCCTGACGTAAATGAAAAAAAAAGTATTATTTATGTTTTTTTAATTTTTGCAATTGGTTTTTTAGCAAGACCATTTGGAGCAATTTTTTTTGGATATTTAGGGGATAAAATTGGCAGAAGAATGACCTTGATCACTTCTCAATCTCTAATGGCAATTCCTAGTTTATTGATCTGTTTAATTCCAACCCATGAGCAAATAGGGTTTTCTGCAGCTATCTTATTATCACTACTGCGTTTTATTCAAGGTTTTTCTATAGCTGGTGAGTATACAACTTCTCTCTGTTACATTTCAGAAATGAGTCCAAAAAATAAACGTGGTTTGTACACAAGTACAGTTCCATCTAGTACAGCAATTGGAATTCTTCTGAGTTCATTCATTACTCTAGCAATTATTCATTACTTTGAATCAAACAATACATTGTATACTTATGGTTGGAGAATTAGCTTTTTTATTGGCTTTCTGCTAAATTTAGTTGTCATATTTATTAGACTTATGTTAAAAGAAAGTGCGGCATATACAAGTCAAAAAAAAGAATTAGGAAAAATAACTCCTAAAAAATTTCTTTCTCTTTTAGTAAAAAAAGATGTTTTAAAAGTTGTCTTATCAGTTGTTTTAATGGTTGTTGCATATGCTTACTTTTATCAATTGATTTATATTTGGAATCCAACTTTTTTAGAAAAATTTATGAACAAGTCAAGTGACTTTGCATTATTTATAAATGGAACTTCGATGATCATTTTTTCTATTTGCATTATAATTGGTGGATATTTATCAGATAAAGTAGGAAGGAAAAAAGTAATTATTTTGTCTTCAGCGGCAATTATTTTATTTTTTGGACCATTATTTTATTTAATTAAGTCAGAAAATACTGACTTATATATTTACGCTTATATGACTTTTCTTTCTATATTTTTTGGTTTTTATGTTGGTGCATCCAGTACTCTTTTTGCGGAAATATTTGATATTAAAATAAGATCAACAGCATTATCTTTATCATATAATATACCTTATGCAATTGTTGGGGGTTTAACACCTGCATTATTATCTTATGTCCTTTTTAATCTTAATTATTTAATAATTGTTCTGATAACTGCAATTGTTATGTTTATAGCATTTGTTACAGCAGTTAAGGTAAAAGAATCTTATAGAAAACATTAG
- a CDS encoding CZB domain-containing protein, with protein sequence MNYDEAVKAHSSWKVKLVNYLKNPDNSLKSDDICKDNLCDLGKWIYSMENKFSSNNNFKKLKSIHADFHTEAGNIVLRIHSGEKFSEDEIIGKNSKFNILSQQVIASLMAIQHLLV encoded by the coding sequence ATGAATTATGATGAAGCAGTAAAAGCGCATTCCTCTTGGAAAGTAAAACTTGTAAACTATCTAAAAAATCCTGACAATTCTTTAAAATCAGATGACATTTGTAAAGATAACCTGTGCGATTTAGGAAAATGGATCTATTCAATGGAAAATAAATTTTCAAGTAACAATAATTTTAAAAAATTAAAGTCAATTCATGCAGATTTTCATACAGAAGCTGGAAATATCGTTTTACGAATTCATAGTGGTGAAAAATTTTCTGAAGACGAAATTATTGGAAAAAATTCAAAATTTAATATTTTATCACAGCAAGTAATAGCTTCTTTAATGGCAATCCAGCATTTGCTAGTATAA
- a CDS encoding type II toxin-antitoxin system PemK/MazF family toxin, giving the protein MRQWEIWRIDLSKITDPVTLAQFSDDKNDFTYCVIVTGQNFLDTYHAPTILPILLNSTGNYSAISIDGNKETGLFCESYITCDHILTIQKNIFSRKIGVVPESLRNKIQKRLFAYFME; this is encoded by the coding sequence ATGAGACAATGGGAAATATGGCGGATAGATTTATCAAAAATTACAGATCCAGTTACATTAGCTCAATTTTCTGATGATAAGAATGATTTCACTTATTGCGTTATTGTAACAGGACAAAATTTTTTAGATACCTACCATGCACCCACTATTTTACCAATTCTTTTAAACAGCACTGGTAACTACTCTGCAATTTCAATCGATGGAAACAAAGAAACTGGATTGTTTTGTGAGTCATATATAACCTGTGACCATATTTTAACTATCCAAAAAAATATTTTCTCCAGAAAAATTGGAGTTGTTCCTGAAAGCTTACGAAACAAAATACAAAAGCGCTTATTTGCTTATTTTATGGAATAA
- a CDS encoding BaiN/RdsA family NAD(P)/FAD-dependent oxidoreductase — MQEFDLIVIGGGAAGFFGAISCAEKMETKPKILILEATNRVLTKVKVSGGGRCNVTHNQFEAKALVQNYPRGQKELLGPFHKFQPRDTVNWFSAHGVTLKAEDDGRMFPITNNSQTIVDCLENTANKLAITLKKNSLVTDLKKNAEDIFSITTKSGERFFSKNVLLATGSAPFGVKLAELLGHKLISPVPSLFTFEISNPLIQDLSGTSFQSIQLDLKVDDKVFQQKGPCLITHWGLSGPAVLKLSAFAARELFAANYKAELIVNWEQGISLEKSVLNIDKIKKIHPKKKISNENPFSFSKRFWDSLLFYLKIDENLLYADLNKKSINDIAKAVTGTKLIVNGKGVFKEEFVTAGGVCREEIDFRTLESKLVKGLYFAGEVIDIDGITGGFNFQNAWTGSWLAGNDIAKKLQE; from the coding sequence ATGCAAGAGTTTGATTTGATTGTAATTGGTGGGGGAGCTGCAGGCTTTTTTGGAGCCATTTCCTGTGCTGAAAAAATGGAAACTAAGCCTAAGATATTGATTTTAGAGGCTACTAATAGGGTTTTAACTAAGGTAAAAGTATCTGGTGGAGGACGCTGTAACGTCACTCATAATCAATTTGAGGCCAAAGCATTAGTTCAGAACTATCCTAGAGGACAGAAAGAACTGCTAGGTCCTTTTCATAAATTTCAACCAAGAGACACGGTAAATTGGTTTTCTGCACATGGAGTCACTCTAAAAGCGGAAGATGATGGTAGAATGTTCCCAATAACAAATAATTCTCAAACTATTGTTGATTGTTTAGAAAATACAGCAAATAAATTAGCAATAACTCTTAAGAAAAATTCCCTTGTCACTGACTTAAAAAAAAATGCTGAAGATATTTTTTCTATAACAACCAAGTCAGGCGAAAGGTTTTTTTCAAAAAATGTATTGTTGGCTACAGGTAGTGCTCCATTTGGGGTAAAGTTAGCAGAACTATTAGGGCATAAATTGATTTCACCAGTTCCATCATTATTTACGTTTGAAATTTCTAATCCTTTAATTCAAGATTTATCAGGGACAAGCTTTCAAAGTATTCAATTAGATTTAAAGGTGGATGATAAAGTTTTTCAACAAAAAGGTCCTTGTCTTATAACTCATTGGGGATTGAGTGGACCAGCAGTTTTGAAACTATCAGCATTTGCTGCAAGGGAGCTTTTTGCTGCAAACTATAAGGCAGAATTAATAGTCAACTGGGAACAAGGCATTTCTTTAGAAAAGTCAGTATTAAATATTGATAAAATTAAAAAAATACATCCTAAAAAGAAAATATCAAATGAAAATCCATTTTCTTTTAGTAAAAGATTTTGGGATTCTTTATTATTTTATTTAAAAATTGATGAAAACTTATTATATGCTGATTTAAATAAAAAAAGTATTAATGATATTGCTAAAGCTGTAACTGGTACAAAATTAATTGTTAATGGAAAAGGTGTCTTTAAAGAAGAATTTGTTACTGCTGGAGGCGTTTGCCGAGAAGAAATAGATTTTCGGACACTGGAAAGTAAACTTGTTAAGGGATTGTATTTTGCTGGAGAAGTTATAGATATTGATGGAATTACTGGTGGTTTTAATTTTCAAAATGCTTGGACAGGAAGTTGGTTGGCGGGAAATGATATAGCCAAGAAATTACAAGAATAA
- a CDS encoding substrate-binding periplasmic protein translates to MLKLKNLKTIKLSLITLSFFSAQIFAKEIALCHEDNESFPWILPNEKGLSHIELRLVEKKIPDLKFKIQAMPWKRCLEELKENKFDGAFAASYKADRLQNGTYPGIAVNAKDGAPDESKRLHISEYALYVKKGATVKWDGKKITGAKKVGAQSGFSILELLKKQKEEKNIEFVDDSAKNSVALLTKVANGNLDAAAVIVMQAEHAIKSNKELSTLEKVTPSLEKKPYFLILSHKFVTDNAELAKKIWDSVAVVRESAEFKDKMKEAFK, encoded by the coding sequence ATGCTTAAATTAAAAAATTTAAAAACAATTAAATTATCTTTAATAACTCTTAGCTTTTTTTCAGCACAGATATTCGCAAAAGAAATTGCTTTATGTCATGAAGATAATGAATCGTTCCCTTGGATTTTACCTAATGAAAAGGGTTTAAGTCATATTGAATTAAGACTTGTTGAGAAAAAAATACCGGATCTTAAATTCAAAATTCAAGCAATGCCTTGGAAAAGATGTTTAGAAGAACTAAAGGAAAATAAATTTGATGGGGCATTTGCTGCTAGCTATAAAGCGGATAGGTTACAGAACGGAACTTACCCAGGTATTGCAGTAAATGCAAAAGATGGGGCTCCAGATGAATCAAAAAGGTTACACATTTCAGAATATGCATTGTATGTTAAAAAAGGTGCAACTGTGAAATGGGATGGAAAAAAAATTACAGGAGCAAAAAAGGTAGGAGCACAAAGTGGATTTTCTATATTAGAGTTACTAAAGAAACAAAAGGAAGAAAAAAATATAGAATTTGTGGATGATTCTGCTAAAAATTCTGTAGCGTTACTAACTAAAGTTGCAAATGGAAATTTAGATGCTGCCGCGGTTATTGTTATGCAGGCTGAACATGCAATTAAATCAAATAAAGAACTTTCCACACTTGAAAAAGTAACTCCCTCTCTTGAAAAAAAACCATATTTTTTAATTCTCTCTCATAAGTTTGTTACTGATAATGCTGAATTAGCAAAAAAAATCTGGGACTCAGTCGCTGTTGTAAGAGAATCAGCAGAATTTAAAGATAAAATGAAAGAGGCTTTTAAATAG